Part of the Chloroflexota bacterium genome, GTCATCGCGCTGGCCATGGTCGCGCTGCTCGGAATGGCATCGCTGGCCATTGACGGCGGCTACGCCTACGCCCAACACCGGCGCATGCAGAACGCGGCCGACCTGGCCGCTCTGGCGGGCGCCCGAGCATTGGGCATGGGGCGCACCGCCAGCGAGATCGACCAGGAGATCAACTACTACGCTCAGGCCAACGGCGCGAGCAGCGTCTCTTACTACTTCATCGACGCGAACGGGCAACCGGTCGCGACACCGGACCAGGCGAGAGGGGTTCACGTCAACACGCAGACCACGTTCAACACCTTCCTGGCCGCCGTCGTCGGGATCAATCAATTGAGCGCCTCAGCGGAAAGCGAGGCCGAGCTGTACGGCCTGGGCGGCGCGTCGAATCTCCTGCCCATCGCCGTGCACGAGGACAATTTCCAGTATCTCCAGGTCTACGAGCTATGGGATGACAACCACGAGGCGCCGGGCGCCTTTGGATGGATCGACTGGGACGGCGGAGGCGGCGGCCTCCACGAGCTGGCCGACAACATCGCCAACCCCAGCAACAGCGGATACTGGCGGGTGGGCGATCTAGTCCCGGCCGAACCCGGCGTCAAGGCGGGTGCCCCCGTCCGAAACGCGCTCAATCTATGGAAAAACCGGAACATCACCCTGATCATCTATAACCAGGTCACCGGGCAGGGCTCGAACACGCGCTACACCATCTCCGGGTTCGGCGAGTTCGTCCTGACGGACTACCGGTTCCAGGGGCCCAACAAGCGCATCTGGGGATACTTCATCCGTCGCGTGACCGCCGGTGAACCGGGCGGGCCGGAATTCGGCCTCCAGGGAGTACGACTGAGAGAATGAACACTGCACAGAAGCCCATCGAGGCATCAGGCAACGCCAAGATTCACCGCCGGCCCCTGCGAGAGTGGGCCATCAATATCACAGCCGCCCTGTTCTGGGCGTTCTACGCGGCGGTGTTCCTGAAAAAGGCGCTGGCCACGCGCGATTTCATGAGCCTGGGGCTGTGGCTCTACTACTCGCTGGTCGTATGGCTGTTCATCACGCGGGCGCCGGCTAAGCGAAGCGCCCCCTGGCCCATCACCCTGGTCGCGCTCTGCAGCATGGCGCTGCCGGTGGTTGGGCTCTCGCAGGCCCCCAGGGGACATCTCCTGCCGGGGATTCTGGTGCAGGGGGTGGCTTTGGTGGGTATGTTCATCGCCACCGCCTCGCTGGGGCGGAGCTTCGCCATCGCCCCCGCCGACCGGGGGCTGCGCACCACCGGTCCCTACCGGTGGGTCCGGCACCCCCTGTACGCGAGCGAATTGTTGTTCTACGTCGGCTATCTATTGGCGAACTGGTCATGGCGAAACGCCTTCATCCTTGGCGTTGCCGTCATGCTGATCCTGTTTCGCATTTATCACGAGGAGCGCCTGATCACGGGCTACGACCGATATACCCATCAGGTGCGTTGGCGTCTGATCCCGTGGGTTTGGTAACTCGGAAGAAGTGGATTGGGAGGGCTTCATGCAACGGAAACGCGGAATGATCTGGCTGATCACGGGGCTGCTGTTCGCCTTGCTGGCGGGCATACTGACCTTTCGTATCCTGGCGCAGGCCACGGAAGCGGCCAGCGAGGTACAGGAAGTCCATCTGAGCCCCGTCGTGGTGGCCCTTCAGGACATTCCATTGCGCACGGTGATCGAGGAAAGCCAGGTCTCGGTGAAGCAGATCCCCACGGAGCTGGTGCCCGAAGGCGCGGCCACCTCCATCTCGGACGTCGTCGGCAAGATCCCGAAACAGAACATCGCCGCCGGGGAGGTCCTGCTCATGCAGCGGCTGGTGGAGCCAACCGTGAAGGGAAAGGACATCGCCTTCACGATGCCGGAGGACAAGGTGGTCATCGCGTTGCCCGCGTCCGACCTGATGAGCCGCGTCGGGTTCCTGAAGCCCGGGGATCGAGTGGATCTCCTGTTCACCCTCCCCGTCCCTGACACGGCCGGGGAACGGCTGTACACCCTGGACGCCATCCAGAACCTGGAGATCGTGGGCATGGCGATGCCGCCACTCCTGAGCAAGCAGAGCAGCGGAGACGCCCAGCCGCAGATGGCGTTAGCAAACGAGGGAGTTCTCTTCTTCGCCGTCAGCGCCCAGGACGCGCTGACCATCAAGTTCCTCAAGGACTCCGGCGCCATCATGGACATCGCGCTGCGGGCTCCTACCAGCGAGCAGCTGCTGGAGGCGGAGACCGTCGATCTACCTTACATCTTCGATCGATACCAGTTCTCGCAGTCGCCAGTGGCGACGCCGGAGTTGGAAGCGTCGACGGGGACGGGAGAGTGATCCCCCTGAGTCGGGATCGCACAAAAGGAATGAAGAAGGCCCCCCGGTGGCCATTCCACACATGATAGGAAAGAGAGCATAAGAGGCATGGACGAGATGAACGAGCAGCCCATCCGCACCCTGATCGTCAGCGCTGACCAAGGGCTTGTCGAGCAGATCCTGAAGGCTCTGGCCCTGCAGGATGACTTCACCATCACCGGGGTCGTGCAGAACCTGGAGGATGCGATCGCCCACGTTCAAGAGGTGACCCCGGACATCATCCTGGTAGGCGAGAGCCTGGAGGGGGAAGAGGAGCGCCTGCGCCGTCTGGCCATCCAGGCGCCCTTCGCCTCCGTGATCGCGCTATGCCCCCGAGAGGACATCCTCTGCGCGCAGAGGGCCCTGCTCGCGGGCGCCCGTGCCTTCGCGCCCACGCCCTTCAGCGACGAGGAGCTATGCACCGTCCTCCGGGAGGTGTACACGGTAGAGGCGGAGCGACGCAGGAAGCTGGGACAGGCCCCGGTACAACCGACACAGACGTCGGAGACAGGCGAACAAGACAAAGTCTTCGCCCTGCTCAGCCCCAAGGGAGGGGCCGGACGCTCGGTGATCGCGGCCAACCTCGCCATTCTGCTCCGCCAGGAGACGGACAAAGAGGTGCTGTTGATCGAGGCCCACCAATCCGTGGGCGATCTCGACACCATGCTGAACCTCGTGCCAACGTCGACCCTGGCCGACCTGGGGCCGGACACTCGCGACGTGGATGAGGATCTGCTGAGATCGATCTTGATCCAGCACGCCAGCGGCATCCAGGTCCTCCTGACCCCCAGCAAAAACGATGATCACCGACTCCCCGACCCGTCCGGGTTCGGGCGAATCCTCCAGCTGGCCAAGGAGACCTTCGACTACGTCGTCATCGACACCGGCCCCCTCACGGATCCGTACACCGGCGTCGTCCTGCAGCACGCCGATCGGGTTCTACTGGTGATCACGCCCGAGGTGCCGTCCCTGCACCGGGCCGCCGTCTTCCTGGAGGCGGCTCTGGAGAACGGCTTTCCACCCGACCGGATCCAA contains:
- the cpaB gene encoding Flp pilus assembly protein CpaB, translated to MQRKRGMIWLITGLLFALLAGILTFRILAQATEAASEVQEVHLSPVVVALQDIPLRTVIEESQVSVKQIPTELVPEGAATSISDVVGKIPKQNIAAGEVLLMQRLVEPTVKGKDIAFTMPEDKVVIALPASDLMSRVGFLKPGDRVDLLFTLPVPDTAGERLYTLDAIQNLEIVGMAMPPLLSKQSSGDAQPQMALANEGVLFFAVSAQDALTIKFLKDSGAIMDIALRAPTSEQLLEAETVDLPYIFDRYQFSQSPVATPELEASTGTGE
- a CDS encoding MinD/ParA family protein, whose translation is MDEMNEQPIRTLIVSADQGLVEQILKALALQDDFTITGVVQNLEDAIAHVQEVTPDIILVGESLEGEEERLRRLAIQAPFASVIALCPREDILCAQRALLAGARAFAPTPFSDEELCTVLREVYTVEAERRRKLGQAPVQPTQTSETGEQDKVFALLSPKGGAGRSVIAANLAILLRQETDKEVLLIEAHQSVGDLDTMLNLVPTSTLADLGPDTRDVDEDLLRSILIQHASGIQVLLTPSKNDDHRLPDPSGFGRILQLAKETFDYVVIDTGPLTDPYTGVVLQHADRVLLVITPEVPSLHRAAVFLEAALENGFPPDRIQLVVNRSTARGGIGQQDIQDRLQISDPFLIPEDISLVTYSVNQGIPVALSHPKSAVTTSLFHMAQKLVNGTTQLAKTGLPAKGWSKRLPKPLRGLLSHA
- a CDS encoding isoprenylcysteine carboxylmethyltransferase family protein, giving the protein MNTAQKPIEASGNAKIHRRPLREWAINITAALFWAFYAAVFLKKALATRDFMSLGLWLYYSLVVWLFITRAPAKRSAPWPITLVALCSMALPVVGLSQAPRGHLLPGILVQGVALVGMFIATASLGRSFAIAPADRGLRTTGPYRWVRHPLYASELLFYVGYLLANWSWRNAFILGVAVMLILFRIYHEERLITGYDRYTHQVRWRLIPWVW